cacaTTGATATTTTGGTGTAACATGAAAGGCAGGGAGGCTGGAAAACTCAGCCCTATGAAACCTCATGTATGGAATGATAGTGCACTTAGTTATAGTAAGGAGGCTGTGCTGGAGCAACCTCTGTTGGTGTGGATGCTACCAAATTGGCTGACTTAATTGGTCCGGGTGCTACCAAATTTGCAGGGTGGATTGGTCCTGGTGCAACAAATCCAGAGCTACGGATCTCCGACATCTGTCGACGAGCATTTGCTCCCTGTGCTTCACATAATTTTGGTAGAAATACCCCTACAagcaaaacaccatatcattAATCAACGTTAAATACtattaaaatgaataaataaatgtggTGTTTGGATTGGATTCACAGTCTGAGAATATAAATATGTACCTTCACCAGCGGCAAGATTGAAGTAAAGGTCAACAATGTTGGGGCAGGTGTTGTAGCACTGAGGGGAGCAAAGCTTTTGGGTGAAGCGAGACTCCAGGAGAGAGTCTGAGCAGATGCCATAGGATTTGCGGTCAAGCCCACAAGACTTGATGCACTGC
Above is a window of Prunus persica cultivar Lovell chromosome G2, Prunus_persica_NCBIv2, whole genome shotgun sequence DNA encoding:
- the LOC18784626 gene encoding uncharacterized protein LOC18784626 yields the protein MASNMSLKTLAVLALALAVCVQATLGAITCEDLDKDTCAFAVSSSSKRCVLEKHVRRSGEEAYTCRTSEIEADKLKDWVESEQCIKSCGLDRKSYGICSDSLLESRFTQKLCSPQCYNTCPNIVDLYFNLAAGEGVFLPKLCEAQGANARRQMSEIRSSGFVAPGPIHPANLVAPGPIKSANLVASTPTEVAPAQPPYYN